The following is a genomic window from Streptomyces lincolnensis.
CCCGGCGCCGTTCGGTGCGGCTCGCCGACCTAGCCGGCCGCACCCTCCTGATCGACCGCCGGACCGGCACCACGACCCCCGAGCTGTGGCCGGCGGACGCCCGCCCGCGGACCGAGGAGACACATGACGTGGACGACTGGCTCACCCTGATCTCCACGGGCCGGTGCGTCGGCGTGACCGCGGAGTCGACCGCCGACCAGTACCCGCGCCGCGGCATCGTCTACCGTCCGGTGCGCGACGCCGAGCCGATCGCCGTGCGCCTGGCCTGGTGGCGCGACGAGGCACACCCCGCCACCCAGGCCGTCGTGGAACTGCTCACGGCCCTCTACCGCACCGGCTGAACGGCCGTCGCCGGCAGCACGTGGTCGCCGACCTTGTCGGTGCTCAGGCACAGCGAGCAGATGACCGCGTCGTGCGTGCGGCAGGCGGCCAGGTCGGGGCGCTCGTAGGGCTGGCGGCAGACATGGCAGTCGTACGTCGTCGCGCTGGGGTTGCCGTCGGCGTCCAGGAGCGGCTCGTCGATGCCGTCGTCGGTGCGGCGCAGGTAGTACCTGCCCTTGGTGACGATCGCCATCAACGGGGTGAGGACGAAGGCGATGACGGCCGCGGCGACGGGGGAGTACGGCTGGAGGGTGTCGCCGAGGGCGTGGAAGTACATCGCGATGGACAGCCCGGAGGCGGCGACGAAGGCGACGACACCGACCGGGTTGACGGCGTGCAGCATGCCCCGGCGGAACTCCGGCTGGAGCGGGGAGATCTTCAGCAGGTACTTGTTGACGCCGATGTCGGTGGCGACGGTCACGACCCAGGCGATGGCGCAGTTCGAGTAGAAGCCCAGGATGCTGTTGAGGAAGCTGAACATGTCTGCCTCCATCAGGATGAGCGCGAAGCCCAGGTTGACCAGGACGAAGACCATCCGGCCCGGGTAGCGCCGGGTGACGCGGGTGAAGGAGTTGGTCCACGCCAGCGAACCGGAGTACGCGTTGGTCACGTTGATCTTGATCTGGCTGATCACGACGAGCACCACGGCCAGCGGGACCACCAGCCAGGACGGCATCATCGCGTCGAAGGCGCCGCGGAACTGCTGGATCGGCTCGGGCGCCGCCGTCGGACCGACCTTGGCCAGGATGTAGACGGCGAGGAAGACCCCGATGGCCTGCTTGAGCGCGCCCAGGACCACCCACCCGGGACCGGCCATGATCACCGCGGTCCACCAACCGCGCTTGTTCGCCTCGGTCTTGGGCGGCATGAAGCGCAGGTAGTCGATCTGTTCGCCGATCTGGGCGATCAGGGACAGGCAGACACCGGCACCCAGCAGCACGGAGGCGGTGTTGACGCCGCCCTCGCCGTCGGTGCCCGCGTAGGACAGGAAGCGGTCGACCGTGCCGGGGTCGGTGGCGATCAGGTAGACCAGCGGGGCGACCATCAGGACGAGCCAGACCGGGGTGGTCCACACCTGGAGCTTGCTGAGCGCCTTCATGCCGTAGATCACCAGCGGGATCACCATCAGCGTGGAGACCAGATACCCCAGCCACAGCGGCAGCCCGAGGCCCAGCTTGAGGCCCTGGGCCATGATCGAGCCTTCGAGGGCGAAGAAGATGAAGGTGAAGCTGGCGAAGATGACGCTGGTGAGGATGGAGCCGTAGTAGCCGAAGCCGGAGCCGCGGGTGATCAGATCCAGGTCGATGTTGTACCGGGCGCCGTAGTACGCCAGCGGGAAGCCGGTGACGAAGATGACCACCGCGGCGACGGCGATCGCCACGAGCGCGTTGCCGGTGCCGTGGGCCAGGCCGATGCCCGCGCCGATGGAGAAGTCGGCCATGTAGGCGATGCCGCCGAGCGCGGTCGTCGCCACGACCATGGGTGTCCAGCGCCGGTAGCTGCGGGGAGCGAAGCGGAGGGTGTAGTCCTCCAGCGTCTCCCGCACCGCCTGGTCGGTCTGCCGCGGAGGGACCGCGCCGGGCTGCGCCTCGGCCGCGTCCGACTGTGTATACAACCCAGAATCCATGGGGGGACACGTTAGAAACCGCTTGTTACCCCGGGCGGCATCACCGATGAACGGCACGTTTCCGCACCTGAGGGCGGTAAGGGCGGTGTGGGAGAGACGACGGCAGGATTGGCCAGAACTCCACGGTGTGTGAAGGGTGTGTGGAGCGAACGCGCCTGCGCGCACCGGAGGTTCACCTACGTTGGTGCCTGATCATCGACGCCAACCCGCAGGAGGACCTGCCGTGTCGGACCCCACCGCCGCCGCCCGGGCGGACGCCCGCATCGACACCTCCAAGCCGCACTCGGCCCGTTTCTGGAACTACTTCGTGGGCGGCAAGGACCACTACGAGGTCGACCAGCGGATCGGGGACGAGATCAAGGAGATCTTCCCCGGCCTCGTCGACGTGGCGCTCACCAGCCGCCACTTCCTGGGCCGCGCCGTCCGCCACCTCGCGGGCGAGCAGGGCATACGGCAGTTCCTGGACGTCGGCACCGGACTGCCCACCGCGGACAACACCCACGAGGTGGCCCAGCGCGTGGCACCGGACGCCCGCATCGTCTACGTCGACAACGACCCCGTCGTACTGGCCCACGCGCACGCCCTGCTCACCAGCACCCGCGAGGGCAGGACCGCCTACCTGGACGCCGACCTCTACGAACCCGAGGCCGTCCTGGAGGCCGCCGCGGGCACCCTGGACCTGTCCCGGCCGGTCGCCCTGATGATCCTCAACACCCTCGGCCACGTGGCCGACCACGGCCGGGCCCGTGACCTCGTCGCCCGGCTGATGGCCGGACTGCCCTCGGGCAGCTACCTGGTGATCAGCGACAGCACCGCCACCAGCGAGGGCATGATCGCCGCGTCGGAGGCGTACAACAAGAGCGGCGCCGTCCCGTACCACGTGCGCAGCGTCGCGGAGATCGCCGCCTTCTTCGACGGCCTCGACGTGCTGGAGCCCGGCATCGTCCGGGTCCCCGAGTGGCGGCCCGACTCCGAGACGGCCGCCCCCGCCGGGGTCGACGCCTACTGCGGGGTGGGGCGCAAGCACTGACGCCGGGCGGCTCGGGAGGGTGAGCGGGGGCGACGAGCCCGACCCGTGGGCGAGGGCGACGGCCGCCCGGATCACGCGGCCCGTTCGGTCTCCGCGTCCGTGGTGTGGGCGCGACGGGCGGGCAGCGCGACGGCCGCCGTGAGCGCGGGCCGGGCGGCCGTCGGGGCCGCCGTACGGCTCTGGCGGAACCACGTCACGAGCACCAGTGGGTACACGAGGTAGCCGAAACGCGTGGCCGGCATCAGGCACATGGCGAGTCCCAGCCCGAGGGCCAGCCGGTCGGCCGCGGCGAGAACCGTACGGGGCGGGCGCACCAGCAGCCAGGTACCCACCGCCAGGGCGCTCACCGCCAGGGCCGCGACGGCGAGGACGTGTCCGCCGGGGACGTAGGTGGCGAGCAGGTAGCCGGGCAGGGGACTGGTCGCCGGGGAGCCGGTCCCGGCCGCGCCGAGCGGGAAGAGCACCACGTGCTCGACGAAGGCGTGCGGATCGGCCAGCGCGCTCGGCACCACCGCGACCGCCGCCACCAGCAGGGCCGTGGCGGCGGCCCGCAGCGCGGTACGGCGGCCCGCCGTCACCAGGAGCAGCACGAGCGCCACCGGCAGCAGCGGCCAGGCGGTCCACTTCAGCGCCGCCGCGGCGCCCAACGCCGCCCCGGCCGCCGTACCGGACCCGCGCCGGCCCGCGAGCGCCAGCGCCAGGCACATCAGCCCGATCACCGGCAGGTCCACCCCGCCCACCGCGACCGGCAGCGCCACCGCCGGGAACCCGGCGAGCAGCAGCGCGGCCCGGGCCGGCGGCAGGGAGCCCGCGGTGCGTGGCGCGGCCGGGGGACTGGCCGGGGCGTGCCCGCCGTCGCCGGCGTACCGGGCGGCGAGAGCCATGGACCCGAGGAACACCGCGGCGAACCACAGCCGGGCGTCCGCGAGCGGGGTGTCGCCCAGCAGCGCGTGCGGAAGGCCGAACACCGCCATGCCGGGCAGGTAGGGGTTGAAGTCGCCGACGTCGACCGGATGCGGTGCGTAGGGGCTGCCGGTGTTCAGCAGCAGCCGCGCCGAGTGCTCGACGACACCGACCTCCGGCTGGGCCGTACCCAGGACCATCAGCACCGCCAGCGGCACCACGACGGACCCGGCCGCCGCGGCGAGCGCGGCCCCCCTGCCCCAGGCGGCCGACGAGCGCCCGGCCAGCACCGCCGCCGTGGCGTAACCGGCCGCCGCGCACAGGCCCCACACCCGGTGCGCGGACAGCGTGGTGACCGCGGCGAGCACGAGCGCGAACACCACGCATCCCAGCCAGTACGGGCCGTCCCTGCGCGTCCCGGAGAAGCGCGCTCCTGACGGCCGGGCGGCCGTGCCGGTGGGGATGGAGACAAGGTTGAGGGCGGGTGACGGCTCTGACACGGGGAGCTCCGATGGCGGAAGTGGCGAAAGCTGCGGAAGCGGCAGATGGCGAGGGAAGCGGGCCGGACCTCAATCTCCCGCCCCGGCACACCCGGCCACTTCGGCCGAACGGCCGGTGTTCGCGGCCCTCGGCCTCGCCGCGCCCCCGTTTCCTCGGCCGAACGAGTGAGGCCGAGCGGCTACCGTCACGGGTGCGGGGCGGGAGGGCGCATTCGCTCCCCGTCCGCACCCGCCGCACCCGCACACCTCGCGCACCCGAAGGACTCCCCCCGTGCTCGTCGCCCGTTCCGTCCTCCTGTTCGTCCTCGCCGCGCTGTTCGAGATCGGGGGCGCCTGGCTGGTCTGGCAGGGCGTCCGTGAGCACCGGGGCTGGGTCTGGATCGGCGCCGGTGTCATCGCCCTGGGCCTGTACGGCTTCGTCGCCACCCTCCAGCCGGACGCCGACTTCGGCCGGATCCTCGCCGCGTACGGCGGGATCTTCGTCGCCGGGTCGATCGCCTGGGGCATGGTCGCCGACGGCTACCGCCCCGACCGCTTCGACGTGACGGGCGCGCTGATCTGCCTCGCGGGCATGGCCGTGATCATGTACGCCCCGCGCGGACACTGACCTCGACGACGGGAACGCGACGACGGGACCTCGATGACGTGACCGAGGCCGAGGCCCGTGACGGCAGGGCCGAGGCCGAGGTGTGACGGTCCTGTCCGCTCCGGCCGCCCACCCCGCACTACCGTGGAGACATGACGGCTCCGCTGGACGTGCTCGTGGTGGGCGCGGGACCGACCGGACTCGCGCTCGGCGCACAGCTGGGTGCGCACGGGGCCCGCTTCCGGATCGTGGACCGCTGTCTCGACCGGGTACGGGAGTCCAGGGCGCTGGCCGTCCAGCCCCGCACGCTGGAGGCGCTGGCCGGGTTCGGGATCACGGAGGAACTGGTCGCGCGGGGCAACCCGACGGCCCGGCTGTGCCTGCATCTGCCGCGCAGGGTGGTGCGGCTGCCGTTGTTCGACATCGGCTGCGACGACACGCCGTACCCCTTCCTGCTGTTCCTCTCGCAGGCCGAGACCGAGCGCGTCCTGGGCGCCTGGCTGGCCGCGCGGGACGTCGAGGTCGAGCGGGGCACGGAGCTGGTGCGGGCGGAGCGGGAGGGCGGCCTCGTCGTCTGCCGGCTGCGGCGGGACGGGGCGGAGGAGACCATGCGCGCCCGGTACGTCGTCGGCTGCGACGGCGCCCACAGCACCGTACGGACCCAGGCGGGCATCGGCTTCGAGGGGTACGCCTATCCGCAGACCTTCCTGCTGGCCGACCTGGAGGTCGACGGGCTGGAACCGGGCTCCGCGCACACCTATCTGACCGGCGCCGGGATGCTGTTCTTCTTCCCGCTCGGGGAACCGGCCACCTGGCGGATGCTCGCGATGCGCCCGCCCGGCACGCCCGTCGACGCCGAGGTGACGACGGAGCTCCTCCAGGGGATCGTCGACCACTGGACGTCGGACGGCCTGGTGCTGCGCGACCCGGTGTGGGCGACCGCGTTCCGCCTCCACAACCGAGGCGCCGCCCGTTATCGCTCGGGCCCCTTCTTCCTGGCCGGCGACGCGGCGCACATCCACAGCCCGGCCGGCGCCCAGGGCATGAACACCGGCATCCAGGACGCCCTGAACCTGGGCTGGAAACTCGCCCAGGTCTGCCACGGCAGAGCGCCGGAACGGCTGCTGGCGACGTACGAGAGCGAGCGCGCCCCCGTCGGCCGCAGCGTCCGCGGCCTCACCGACCGGGCCTTCACCGTCGCCACGGGCCACCACCCGCTCCTACGGCTGGCCCGCACCCGACTCGCCCCGCACCTGGCCCCGTTGGTGCTCCGGTCGACCGTCCTGCGCACGCGGATCTTCCGTACCGTCTCGGAACTCGGCATCCACTACCGGCGCAGCCCGCTCTCCCTGGCCGGAACCCGCCCGCCGGCGCACGGCCCGCGGGCCGGGGACCGGCTGCCCGACGTGCCGCGCGGCCTCCAGGCACGGACCTCCGCCCCCGGCTGGCACCTGCTCCTCACCGGCCCGCCCCACCTGTGGTCCGACGAACGCCTCGCCCCGCTCCTGCGCGGCCGGGAGGACCTCGTCACCGTCCACCGCCTGGCCGCGGAGTCCCCCTGGCCGGACGTCGCCCAGGGCCTCGTACGCCCGGACGGCCACCTCGGCCATGTGGCCCGGGGCGCGCACCTGGCCGGCCTGCGTGCTTATGCCGACCAGTGGCTTCCCGTCTGACGATCACAGGGCGCGGGCTCCTCGGCATCACCGAGGTTTGGATCATCGGGGTGTGGACCATCGGGGTGTGGGCCGAAACGGCGCCACCGTGGTCCTGCCGGGCAGTCACCACCGGGGCGACGAGCGGCAGTCGGCCGACGACGACACCCGGGTGCGGGCCGTCACGCCGCCCGGCTCCTGCGTCTTCTTCGTCGGCACCCTGGGGCATGGGGCGGCGCCAACGCCTGTGCCGACCCCCGTCTGGCCGTCACGGCCCAGTACTGCGAGCCCTGGCTCCGAACGCAGGAGGTGTTCAGCCTGTCCACCACCCGCGACACGGTCCGTGCGGTGTCCGAGGACATCCGCCGGATGCTCGGCTACAGCATCCATCCGCCCTTCCTCGGCATGGTCGAGGGCATGCACCCCAAGCGCCTGCTCGACCCCTCCTCCTGAAGGCCGCGGCGGGCGCCGCCCGTACACGGAATCGGTGTCGGCCCTCCACGCCCCGACCACGTTCGTCTGCTCGCATGGCCGGAAGGCCGGAAGGCCGGATGCGGACACGGAGACAGGAGGCACACCGGCGATGGAACGCCCTCAGGACCACAGCAGCACGGCGGCACCCGTGGCATCGGAGGCATCGGCGGCACCGGCTGTCCCGACGACGGGCCGGGCCGTCCGCCGGAGAGGACGCGCGGGCCGACCGGACGGCGAAGCGGGCCGTCACCGTCTTCCCGCTGCTCGTGCTGGCGGCCGGTGGTCTCGGCCTGGCCCTGCCGTCCTGGTTCGAGGGCGGCAAGCCCGCCATTCCCTATCTGCTCGGCCTGGTCATGTTCTGCATGGGACTGACGATGACCTCGCAGGACTTCCACACCGTCGCCAGGCGGCCGTGGGTGGTCGCGCTCGGCCTGGTCGCCCACTACGTGATCATGCCGGGCCTGGGCTGGGCGATCGCCCACGGGCTGGACCTGGCACCCGAGTTGGCCGTGGGAGTGATCCTCGTCGGATGCGCCCCCAGCGGCACGGCGTCCAATGTGGTGACCTTCCTGGCCAGGGGAGACGTCGCGCTGTCGATGTCCGTGGCGACGGTCTCCACCCTGCTCGCCCCGCTCCTGACGCCCTATCTCGTCCTGCTGCTGGCCGGGCATCTGCTCGACGTCGAGGCCGGACCGATGGTCGTCGACATCCTCAAGACCGTGCTGGTCCCGGCCGTCGCGGGCCTGCTGGTACGACGTGTCGCGGGCGCCCTGGTCCGACGGTGCCTGCCCGCGCTGCCCTGGTTGTCCGCCGCCACCGTCGGGGTGATCGTCCTGATCGTGGTGGCCGCGAGTGCCTCCGCGCTCAAGGACGCGGCCGTCGTCGTCCTGCTCGCCGTGGTGCTGCACAACGGCCTCGGCCTCGCCCTCGGTTACGGAGCGGGCCGGCTCGCCCGGCTGGAACCCGCCGCCAGCCGGGCCATGGCCTTCGAGGTCGGCATGCAGAACTCCGGGCTCGCCGCCTCTCTCGCCGCGACCTACTTCGCCCCGCTGACCGCGCTCCCGGCCGCCGTGTTCTCGGTCTGGCACAACGTCTCCGGTGCGCTGGTCGCGGCGTGGATGAACCGCCGTTCGCCGAAGAAGACCTCGACGTGAACACCCTGGAAGGCGGGCCGGGCGGTCGCTGCCCAGGTCAGCAGCAGGAGCAGTCGTGCGCTTTCCGGTCCGTGGCCTCTGAGACCTCCG
Proteins encoded in this region:
- a CDS encoding YnfA family protein, which encodes MLVARSVLLFVLAALFEIGGAWLVWQGVREHRGWVWIGAGVIALGLYGFVATLQPDADFGRILAAYGGIFVAGSIAWGMVADGYRPDRFDVTGALICLAGMAVIMYAPRGH
- a CDS encoding bile acid:sodium symporter family protein, translating into MRTRRQEAHRRWNALRTTAARRHPWHRRHRRHRLSRRRAGPSAGEDARADRTAKRAVTVFPLLVLAAGGLGLALPSWFEGGKPAIPYLLGLVMFCMGLTMTSQDFHTVARRPWVVALGLVAHYVIMPGLGWAIAHGLDLAPELAVGVILVGCAPSGTASNVVTFLARGDVALSMSVATVSTLLAPLLTPYLVLLLAGHLLDVEAGPMVVDILKTVLVPAVAGLLVRRVAGALVRRCLPALPWLSAATVGVIVLIVVAASASALKDAAVVVLLAVVLHNGLGLALGYGAGRLARLEPAASRAMAFEVGMQNSGLAASLAATYFAPLTALPAAVFSVWHNVSGALVAAWMNRRSPKKTST
- a CDS encoding SAM-dependent methyltransferase — encoded protein: MSDPTAAARADARIDTSKPHSARFWNYFVGGKDHYEVDQRIGDEIKEIFPGLVDVALTSRHFLGRAVRHLAGEQGIRQFLDVGTGLPTADNTHEVAQRVAPDARIVYVDNDPVVLAHAHALLTSTREGRTAYLDADLYEPEAVLEAAAGTLDLSRPVALMILNTLGHVADHGRARDLVARLMAGLPSGSYLVISDSTATSEGMIAASEAYNKSGAVPYHVRSVAEIAAFFDGLDVLEPGIVRVPEWRPDSETAAPAGVDAYCGVGRKH
- a CDS encoding purine-cytosine permease family protein, encoding MDSGLYTQSDAAEAQPGAVPPRQTDQAVRETLEDYTLRFAPRSYRRWTPMVVATTALGGIAYMADFSIGAGIGLAHGTGNALVAIAVAAVVIFVTGFPLAYYGARYNIDLDLITRGSGFGYYGSILTSVIFASFTFIFFALEGSIMAQGLKLGLGLPLWLGYLVSTLMVIPLVIYGMKALSKLQVWTTPVWLVLMVAPLVYLIATDPGTVDRFLSYAGTDGEGGVNTASVLLGAGVCLSLIAQIGEQIDYLRFMPPKTEANKRGWWTAVIMAGPGWVVLGALKQAIGVFLAVYILAKVGPTAAPEPIQQFRGAFDAMMPSWLVVPLAVVLVVISQIKINVTNAYSGSLAWTNSFTRVTRRYPGRMVFVLVNLGFALILMEADMFSFLNSILGFYSNCAIAWVVTVATDIGVNKYLLKISPLQPEFRRGMLHAVNPVGVVAFVAASGLSIAMYFHALGDTLQPYSPVAAAVIAFVLTPLMAIVTKGRYYLRRTDDGIDEPLLDADGNPSATTYDCHVCRQPYERPDLAACRTHDAVICSLCLSTDKVGDHVLPATAVQPVR
- a CDS encoding glycosyltransferase 87 family protein, producing MSEPSPALNLVSIPTGTAARPSGARFSGTRRDGPYWLGCVVFALVLAAVTTLSAHRVWGLCAAAGYATAAVLAGRSSAAWGRGAALAAAAGSVVVPLAVLMVLGTAQPEVGVVEHSARLLLNTGSPYAPHPVDVGDFNPYLPGMAVFGLPHALLGDTPLADARLWFAAVFLGSMALAARYAGDGGHAPASPPAAPRTAGSLPPARAALLLAGFPAVALPVAVGGVDLPVIGLMCLALALAGRRGSGTAAGAALGAAAALKWTAWPLLPVALVLLLVTAGRRTALRAAATALLVAAVAVVPSALADPHAFVEHVVLFPLGAAGTGSPATSPLPGYLLATYVPGGHVLAVAALAVSALAVGTWLLVRPPRTVLAAADRLALGLGLAMCLMPATRFGYLVYPLVLVTWFRQSRTAAPTAARPALTAAVALPARRAHTTDAETERAA
- a CDS encoding FAD-dependent monooxygenase, translated to MTAPLDVLVVGAGPTGLALGAQLGAHGARFRIVDRCLDRVRESRALAVQPRTLEALAGFGITEELVARGNPTARLCLHLPRRVVRLPLFDIGCDDTPYPFLLFLSQAETERVLGAWLAARDVEVERGTELVRAEREGGLVVCRLRRDGAEETMRARYVVGCDGAHSTVRTQAGIGFEGYAYPQTFLLADLEVDGLEPGSAHTYLTGAGMLFFFPLGEPATWRMLAMRPPGTPVDAEVTTELLQGIVDHWTSDGLVLRDPVWATAFRLHNRGAARYRSGPFFLAGDAAHIHSPAGAQGMNTGIQDALNLGWKLAQVCHGRAPERLLATYESERAPVGRSVRGLTDRAFTVATGHHPLLRLARTRLAPHLAPLVLRSTVLRTRIFRTVSELGIHYRRSPLSLAGTRPPAHGPRAGDRLPDVPRGLQARTSAPGWHLLLTGPPHLWSDERLAPLLRGREDLVTVHRLAAESPWPDVAQGLVRPDGHLGHVARGAHLAGLRAYADQWLPV